The Desulfovibrio legallii genome contains a region encoding:
- a CDS encoding CarD family transcriptional regulator, giving the protein MFTSDDLVVYPAQGVGKIERVDSQVIGGVACEFYIVRIQANNVTLMVPVNNAAHVGLRRLTPADHAQAILDALRADTGKTIYTGQNWNRRFREYSDRLKSPDLAVVAGVLRELLLIGRGKELSFGERRLQEQAMSLVTGELAQVLDLSADAIRDELLEIYAPPALPEAASH; this is encoded by the coding sequence ATGTTCACTTCCGACGATCTCGTGGTATACCCGGCCCAGGGCGTGGGCAAAATAGAACGCGTGGACAGCCAGGTTATCGGCGGCGTGGCCTGCGAGTTCTATATTGTACGCATCCAGGCCAACAACGTCACGCTGATGGTGCCTGTGAACAACGCCGCCCATGTGGGCCTGCGCAGGCTTACGCCCGCAGACCACGCACAGGCCATCCTGGACGCCCTGCGCGCCGATACGGGAAAAACCATCTATACCGGACAGAACTGGAACCGCCGCTTCCGCGAATATTCCGACCGGCTGAAAAGCCCGGACCTGGCCGTGGTGGCCGGGGTGCTGCGCGAGCTGCTGCTCATCGGCAGGGGCAAGGAGCTTTCGTTCGGCGAGCGCCGCCTGCAGGAGCAGGCCATGAGCCTGGTAACCGGCGAGCTGGCCCAGGTGCTGGATCTCAGCGCGGACGCCATCCGCGACGAGCTGCTGGAGATCTACGCGCCGCCCGCGTTGCCTGAGGCGGCTTCGCA
- the pth gene encoding aminoacyl-tRNA hydrolase: MSYEGLLAGLGNPGPRYAATRHNFGFALADALLDKARRDGQAEALNGGKFSCELWRARLPELGGWWLVAKPQTFMNLSGQSVQPLLAWHRLPPERLVVAHDELDIPAGQLRFKRGGGNAGHNGLKSITEQLGTPDFYRLRLGIGRPPHQGEVTNWVLGRPEAAAAARMAAALPLALEVLFAFAGKGLEAATSLARQAGTAPE, translated from the coding sequence ATGAGCTATGAAGGACTGCTGGCGGGCCTTGGCAACCCCGGCCCGCGCTATGCCGCCACCCGCCACAACTTTGGCTTTGCCCTGGCGGACGCCCTGCTGGACAAGGCCCGGCGGGACGGCCAGGCCGAGGCGCTCAACGGCGGCAAATTTTCCTGTGAGCTGTGGCGGGCGCGCCTGCCGGAGCTGGGGGGCTGGTGGCTGGTAGCCAAGCCGCAGACCTTCATGAACCTGAGCGGCCAAAGCGTGCAGCCCCTGCTGGCGTGGCACCGCCTGCCGCCGGAGCGGCTGGTGGTGGCCCATGACGAGCTGGATATCCCGGCAGGGCAACTGCGCTTTAAGCGCGGCGGCGGCAACGCCGGGCACAATGGCCTTAAATCCATTACGGAACAGCTGGGCACGCCGGATTTTTACCGCCTGCGCCTGGGCATCGGCCGCCCCCCCCACCAGGGGGAGGTCACCAACTGGGTGCTGGGCCGCCCCGAAGCCGCTGCGGCCGCCCGCATGGCCGCGGCCCTGCCCCTGGCGCTGGAGGTGCTTTTCGCCTTTGCGGGCAAAGGGCTGGAGGCGGCCACCAGCCTGGCGCGCCAGGCCGGAACTGCGCCGGAATAA
- a CDS encoding serine aminopeptidase domain-containing protein, with product MPPFAVAIHRLGPGRRACSLEYWPNPGAGVVLFYPGTMLSPLQYRPLILALRRAGLAVAALHHTGHGINPHRVGFTFNDLLGNGFTAEAWLRQRGHTALAVCGHSQGGILTLAHAAASPRLAAALPICAALPQQEEAIGITRFAAFARQRERIVRCTAAAARLLPRLPLPVQAYLSVRRITAGAHGVRAPRRGARWSYPLAFLASLFQARVPPRQRCALCFFAAPDDALFTPALSRSAFALLEAPAKRLVWLPGGGHLAAMQPRVCTFLARHAAAFCAGQGLPLRLTRACPCA from the coding sequence ATGCCGCCGTTCGCCGTCGCCATCCACAGGCTGGGGCCGGGCCGCCGGGCCTGCAGCCTGGAATACTGGCCCAACCCAGGGGCCGGGGTTGTGCTGTTCTATCCCGGCACCATGCTCTCGCCCCTGCAGTACCGCCCCCTGATCCTGGCTTTGCGCCGGGCGGGCCTGGCCGTGGCAGCCCTGCACCATACGGGGCACGGGATCAATCCACACCGGGTGGGCTTTACGTTCAACGATCTGCTCGGCAACGGCTTTACGGCCGAAGCCTGGCTGCGGCAACGCGGGCACACGGCCCTGGCCGTGTGCGGCCACAGTCAGGGGGGCATCCTCACCCTGGCGCACGCCGCGGCCAGCCCCCGCCTGGCGGCGGCGCTGCCCATCTGCGCCGCCCTGCCGCAGCAGGAAGAAGCCATCGGCATCACCCGCTTTGCCGCCTTTGCCCGGCAGCGGGAACGCATTGTACGCTGCACGGCCGCGGCGGCGCGCCTTTTACCGCGTCTGCCCCTGCCCGTGCAGGCCTATCTTTCCGTACGGCGGATCACGGCCGGGGCGCACGGCGTGCGTGCCCCCCGGCGGGGCGCGCGCTGGAGCTACCCCCTCGCCTTTCTGGCGAGCCTGTTCCAGGCACGGGTGCCGCCCCGCCAGCGCTGTGCGCTCTGCTTTTTTGCCGCACCCGACGACGCCCTGTTCACGCCGGCCCTGAGCCGCAGCGCGTTTGCCCTGCTGGAAGCGCCGGCCAAAAGGCTGGTCTGGCTGCCCGGCGGCGGCCACCTGGCCGCCATGCAGCCGCGGGTCTGCACCTTCCTGGCCCGGCACGCGGCAGCCTTCTGCGCGGGCCAGGGCCTGCCCCTGCGCCTGACCAGGGCCTGCCCTTGCGCCTGA
- a CDS encoding 50S ribosomal protein L25/general stress protein Ctc, translated as MSIEKTLSVQKREGCGKGPSGRLRAQNLIPGVFYTPKGENVAVQIPALPLEKLFEEVGRTTVFNLEIEADGQKNVHPVMFWQVQTHPYKKAFTHVDFYGVDLDKPVTVDVPLEIVGVARGVKLGGILESYREEIPLQSKPLNMPKKIVVDVSEMNINDTVNVADLKLPEGVAAVFDQNYAVVSVLAKAKDDAPAEEEAAAEA; from the coding sequence ATGAGCATTGAAAAAACATTGTCGGTGCAGAAGCGCGAAGGCTGCGGCAAAGGCCCCAGCGGCCGTCTGCGCGCCCAGAATCTGATCCCCGGCGTCTTCTACACCCCCAAGGGCGAAAATGTGGCCGTGCAGATCCCTGCCCTGCCCCTGGAAAAACTGTTTGAGGAAGTGGGCCGCACCACGGTGTTCAACCTGGAAATTGAGGCCGACGGCCAGAAAAACGTGCATCCCGTCATGTTCTGGCAGGTGCAGACCCATCCCTACAAAAAAGCCTTCACCCATGTGGATTTTTACGGCGTGGATCTGGATAAGCCCGTCACCGTAGACGTGCCCTTGGAAATCGTGGGCGTGGCCCGCGGCGTGAAGCTGGGCGGCATTCTGGAATCCTACCGCGAAGAAATCCCCCTCCAGAGCAAGCCGCTGAACATGCCCAAGAAAATCGTGGTGGACGTGAGCGAGATGAACATCAACGACACGGTCAACGTGGCGGACCTCAAGCTGCCCGAAGGCGTGGCCGCCGTGTTCGATCAGAACTACGCCGTGGTGAGCGTGCTGGCCAAGGCCAAGGACGACGCCCCGGCCGAGGAAGAAGCCGCCGCGGAAGCCTAG